Proteins encoded in a region of the Leishmania panamensis strain MHOM/PA/94/PSC-1 chromosome 7 sequence genome:
- a CDS encoding Golgi/lysosome glycoprotein, putative (TriTrypDB/GeneDB-style sysID: LpmP.07.0100), whose translation MFRMKSLTLLMAIGAALVLCPALSLAAENVKRLYSACGVTEHSISASAQSASTLYNFSARTQSLTLNCLAYEVVSVKSDQTDKDYCLIAHQTDYVYSLALQAVYTTDNGTAVTRNFSIRDMTGGSLTELTARMPARSQFSIVFTNLATDTRCNLQVRAFLSYEVADTGSLGYNIPTVVAVEPRTVYSNHAGRSVLVLSHGDGRMPESTEIVSLVDLSRGTCEQQDGDVLYMDYYTTLPATVHLDGNRTHFSARGTTFREPNTYRVCYRANNSDVATQIAVITVYAGNPAYYDIVDGLTEKGEVLVGVKTTIKFYGYDLDTRKNGDEAKFVNFAEECDEGSPAGGVVLEDDLKPEDNHGPNTTYSLWRWTMTEGGSYKVCYKRKAANVWTEVPFIEDVTIADKPEGPIPEEHIPKPTDPSMHTECPMATQTAEHPWPKFKSVEIVLMAERLPNNFLSTLSNLLCLKRSMFTLAHLKHNSEGKQVVFLVLNCEENENATARECSSIERLNYFVSMSRKQLENHGIASVHGSTHMLAFDDNKSSKMLGLIVLCLSILAAASMVVFAVGRYLERRHHFVQFGLDDDEIDDMYDFNAAPTSAMRNQYNMVAQTEPTRIHNALIEIED comes from the coding sequence aTGTTCCGAATGAAGTCTCTCACGCTTCTGATGGCCATTGGTGCGGCGCTGGTCCTCTGCCCCGCCCTTTCCTTGGCCGCCGAAAATGTCAAGCGGCTCTATTCTGCGTGTGGTGTCACAGAGCACTCCATCTCGGCCAGTGCACAGTCGGCGTCGACGCTGTACAACTTTTCGGCTCGCACGCAGAGCTTGACACTGAACTGCCTGGCGTACGAGGTTGTGTCCGTGAAAAGCGATCAGACGGACAAGGACTACTGCCTCATTGCACACCAGACCGACTACGTGTACTCCCTCGCCCTCCAAGCTGTCTACACCACGGACAACGGCACTGCTGTCACACGTAACTTCTCGATTCGCGACATGACAGGCGGCTCTCTCACAGAGCTGACTGCGCGAATGCCCGCACGCAGCCAGTTCTCCATCGTCTTCACCAACCTTGCGACGGACACACGGTGCAACCTGCAGGTGCGCGCATTCCTTTCGTACGAGGTGGCGGATACAGGGAGTTTGGGGTACAACATAccgacggtggtggcggtggagccaCGCACAGTGTACTCAAATCACGCCGGTCGCAGCGTTCTTGTGCTGAGCCATGGTGACGGTCGGATGCCGGAGAGCACCGAAATCGTCTCGCTTGTCGACTTATCGCGAGGGACGTGCGAGCAGCAGGATGGAGACGTGCTCTACATGGACTACTACACCACACTACCAGCCACAGTCCATCTTGACGGCAACCGGACCCACTTCAGCGCGCGCGGCACCACCTTCCGCGAACCCAACACGTATCGTGTGTGCTACCGCGCGAACAACAGCGACGTGGCAACGCAGATAGCTGTCATCACCGTGTATGCCGGGAACCCGGCGTACTACGACATCGTTGACGGCCTCACTGAAAAGGGCGAGGTTCTGGTCGGCGTCAAGACAACCATCAAGTTCTACGGCTATGACCTCGACACCCGCAAGAACGGCGACGAAGCTAAGTTCGTGAACTTTGCGGAGGAATGTGACGAGGGAAGCCCCGCCGGTGGCGTCGTCCTTGAAGATGACTTAAAGCCAGAAGACAACCATGGGCCGAACACCACCTACTCGCTGTGGAGGTGGACCATGACTGAAGGCGGCTCCTACAAGGTGTGCTACAAGCGCAAGGCCGCCAATGTGTGGACAGAAGTACCATTCATCGAGGACGTCACCATCGCAGACAAGCCCGAGGGCCCCATCCCCGAGGAGCACATCCCCAAGCCGACGGATCCGTCCATGCACACGGAGTGTCCCATGGCGACCCAAACGGCGGAGCATCCGTGGCCCAAGTTTAAGAGTGTCGAAATCGTTCTCATGGCGGAGAGGCTGCCCAACAACTTCCTGAGCACTCTGAGCAACCTCCTCTGTCTGAAGCGGTCCATGTTCACTCTGGCTCACCTAAAGCACAACAGCGAGGGCAAGCAAGTTGTCTTCTTGGTGCTGAACTgcgaggagaacgagaaTGCAACGGCACGCGAGTGCAGCTCGATCGAGCGCCTGAACTATTTTGTATCCATGTCAAGGAAGCAACTCGAGAACCACGGGATCGCATCGGTGCATggcagcacacacatgcTAGCCTTCGATGACaacaagagcagcaaaaTGCTTGGGCTCATTGTACTCTGTCTGAGCATATTGGCCGCAGCCAGCATGGTGGTCTTCGCCGTAGGCCGCTATCTagagcggcgccaccactTTGTCCAGTTTGGTCTGGACGACGACGAAATTGACGACATGTACGACTTCAACGCAGCACCGACGTCTGCCATGCGCAACCAGTACAATATGGTAGCTCAGACAGAGCCGACCCGCATCCATAACGCTCTCATTGAGATTGAAGACTAG
- a CDS encoding hypothetical protein (TriTrypDB/GeneDB-style sysID: LpmP.07.0090) encodes MLQRSCTSRMLACTTALLKRSGKPGDLPDYKQAYLPYDIVPTKMELDRERRKFMHAYSGRMEHRKMVEVKDVPQNMYTYGKEGMSIPISIFKDQTDPVIGPEWTYPGIFENKIVSQHWYMEELFDREKSNTFESPWQRQVLDNQVKRRLGKVAWRMSMLNIKTIDIFHKERGPSKRPGAADVKAPQLAKKK; translated from the coding sequence ATGCTCCAGAGATCCTGCACGTCCAGGATGCTCGCGTGCACtacagcgctgctgaagcgcagtGGCAAGCCAGGCGATTTACCCGACTACAAGCAAGCATACTTGCCGTACGACATTGTGCCGACGAAGATGGAGCTTGACAGAGAGCGTCGGAAGTTCATGCACGCGTACTCTGGTCGCATGGAGCACCGGAAGATGGTAGAGGTGAAGGATGTGCCACAGAACATGTACACCTATGGCAAAGAGGGCATGTCTATCCCCATCTCCATCTTCAAGGATCAAACCGACCCTGTTATCGGACCTGAGTGGACCTATCCGGGCATTTTCGAGAACAAAATCGTGTCACAGCATTGGTACATGGAAGAGCTCTTTGACCGCGAGAAGAGCAACACATTTGAGtcgccgtggcagcgccaaGTGTTGGACAACCAAGTGAAGCGCCGCCTCGGTAAAGTTGCGTGGCGAATGTCGATGCTCAATATAAAGACCATCGACATCTTCCACAAGGAGCGGGGCCCGTCAAAGAGACCGGGTGCGGCGGATGTGAAGGCCCCACAACTGGCCAAAAAGAAGTAG
- a CDS encoding cytochrome c1, heme protein, mitochondrial precursor, putative (TriTrypDB/GeneDB-style sysID: LpmP.07.0080): MAGKRAHPIKRDWYWNHNDRFEIWHSLDWPSVRRGRQIYTEVFAPCHSLGRMTFTHFQGFMTREEIRQLASQYEIIDSEPDAEGNLNRRPGKPTDTLPTPYPNQRAAQFANNGAEPPDLQHAVFGKEGGPDYIFSLVTGYNWGNGELMEIPPFAPEVKPGQFWNPYFKGCVLSMPPPLSDGLVDYEDGTPATMSQMAKDVVNFLRWSAESEYDDRRVAFWKVITTVGLVNCLLLHYGQKNTNWRIYGRTTFRYWKKAW; this comes from the coding sequence ATGGCGGGCAAGAGGGCGCACCCCATCAAGCGGGATTGGTACTGGAACCACAATGACCGCTTTGAGATTTGGCACAGTCTTGACTGGCCCTCGGTCCGCCGCGGTCGCCAGATCTACACAGAGGTATTCGCACCATGCCACTCACTGGGCCGCATGACCTTCACTCACTTTCAAGGCTTCATGACCCGCGAAGAGATCAGACAACTGGCCTCCCAGTACGAGATAATTGACAGTGAGCCGGATGCGGAGGGTAACCTGAACCGTCGCCCCGGCAAGCCGACGGATACCCTGCCCACCCCTTACCCGAATCAGCGCGCCGCGCAGTTCGCCAACAACGGTGCTGAGCCCCCGGATTTGCAGCACGCCGTCTTCGGCAAGGAAGGTGGCCCAGACTACATCTTCTCCTTGGTTACCGGCTACAACTGGGGCAACGGTGAGCTGATGGAGATCCCACCGTTCGCGCCTGAGGTGAAGCCTGGTCAGTTCTGGAACCCCTACTTTAAGGGATGCGTGCTCTccatgccgccgccacttTCGGATGGTCTAGTGGACTACGAAGACGGCACCCCTGCCACAATGAGCCAGATGGCTAAGGACGTTGTGAACTTCCTGCGCTGGTCCGCTGAGTCTGAGTACGATGACCGCCGTGTAGCCTTCTGGAAGGTAATCACCACCGTGGGTCTAGTTAActgcctgctcctccattACGGCCAGAAGAACACTAACTGGCGCATCTACGGCCGCACTACGTTCCGCTACTGGAAGAAGGCGTGGTAG
- a CDS encoding alpha-adaptin-like protein (TriTrypDB/GeneDB-style sysID: LpmP.07.0070), translating into MDMRGLAHFIQDIRRATGNKKEEESRVDEELAKIRAKFIHTSSMTTYDRKKYVCKLLFISMLGYPITFGHMEGLKLMSEESLSAKLIGYLSTSVLLNENSDLLMLTTHTVYRDLLSMFDLSRSLALSAVANTGSRDFVEVMHEGVFSIVVDDTVNQHIRKKALLTLLHIYRKHPDIVDLNAVVPKAAELLLSTQDGVSMCAVTFLNGCISKETKHLYRGIPDKLIQVLARIILEKQTEPGYVYYGVPAPWLQAKLLRLLQYFPLPSDADQRNRIILVLRKVVKATDKVLKDAQTQQKQRGTKSRVSAMNAVLFEVVSLCIQWDVGSKLILECVALVTSFLSDKREANLRYMGLILLARLSFVDVPGFNFHMHCRQYQQQIIVSLHDSDPSIRKKALDVLVAMCNQSTTDDIINELISHLPIAADPNFKTSLVLSIALLAEKYCQDYNTYVDIMLTVVSQAGDLCPPDIAHRVVQVVVNDPSVQKRAANMVFEELRKTTKVSEVMLCVAAFVLGEFGYQIALNAESTPIVQLILLTQQLSFASVVTQSIIISTFFKFYTLYDDVAVRERIVKTLQAYTNSPHPELQQRATEFIALVEFARRELLEKVFEPMPPFRDDVNTVMNQVKRLHSGVQDIWGLKILERGVGDVNRTRKCKFKLESGDKHKEEKRAITLNDLSTMSTVPPVQGENTDQTNAELDDLLDVSLPPQDVDRVCSTYQEHRRRLFELSRADKGVLFSNESIELQCAKSTYGADTRMTVVVRDKTGQGLVQVAVEVIRAEPGLILQSRTKDGASVVAWGTITTEFAARSCFAFSSPPSVRVQYAPASDSAHVCTDALSLPILPTTFFTPYQVDSDANFSRLYETTKQASACAGWCKAMSPSTRVDTNTLMQLLELQGYRTKVTGSGAIVGVAAFAVQPKDCVEYVPVVCEIQTSAREMQVFVYSEDSVLQQGALDTIKFAVR; encoded by the coding sequence ATGGACATGCGAGGTCTTGCTCATTTCATCCAGGACATCCGTCGTGCCACTGGAAAcaagaaggaggaagagagtcgCGTGGATGAGGAGCTAGCCAAGATACGCGCCAAGTTTATTCACACCAGTAGCATGACGACATACGATCGCAAGAAGTACGTGTGCAAGTTGCTGTTCATCTCGATGCTCGGCTACCCCATTACCTTTGGCCACATGGAGGGTCTGAAACTCATGTCAGAGGAGAGCCTGTCCGCCAAGCTCATCGGATACCTATCTACCTCTGTGTTGCTGAACGAAAACAGTGATCTGCTGATGCTCACCACGCACACCGTGTATCGGGATCTTCTCTCGATGTTCGACCTCAGTCGCAgcctcgccctctccgccGTCGCGAACACGGGGAGCCGCGATTTTGTAGAGGTGATGCACGAAGGGGTTTTCTCCATCGTTGTGGACGACACCGTTAACCAGCACATCCGCAAAAAGGCGCTCCTGACACTGCTGCACATTTACCGAAAGCATCCCGATATTGTAGACCTGAACGCCGTGGTTCCCAAggcggcagagctgctgctatCCACACAGGACGGCGTGAGCATGTGCGCCGTTACATTTCTCAACGGCTGCATCAGCAAGGAGACGAAGCACCTCTACAGGGGCATTCCTGACAAGCTGATTCAGGTCCTGGCGCGCATCATTCTGGAAAAGCAGACGGAGCCTGGCTACGTGTACTACGGCGTCCCAGCGCCGTGGCTTCAGGCGAAActcctgcggctgctgcagtactTCCCGCTGCCTTCGGATGCTGACCAGCGAAACCGCATTATCCTCGTTTTGCGCAAGGTTGTCAAGGCGACGGATAAGGTGTTGAAGGATGCGCAGACGCAACAAAAGCAGCGGGGCACGAAGAGTCGTGTCAGCGCAATGAATGCGGTGCTGTTCGAGGTAGTGTCACTGTGCATCCAGTGGGATGTCGGCTCCAAGCTCATTTTGGAGTGCGTGGCGCTCGtcacctcctttctctctgacAAGCGGGAGGCGAACCTGCGCTACATGGGTCTCATTCTGCTGGCCCGGCTCAGCTTTGTCGACGTCCCCGGCTTCAACTTTCACATGCACTGCCGTCAGTACCAGCAGCAGATCATCGTTAGCCTGCACGACTCCGACCCCTCGATTCGTAAGAAGGCACTCGATGTCCTCGTGGCTATGTGCAACCAGAGCACCACTGACGACATCATCAATGAACTCATCTCACACCTCCCCATTGCCGCTGACCCCAACTTCAAGACGAGCCTCGTTCTCTCCATCGCACTTCTGGCGGAGAAGTACTGCCAGGACTACAACACTTATGTAGATATCATGCTCACTGTTGTGTCGCAGGCGGGTGATCTGTGCCCACCAGATATCGCGCACCGCGTCGTCCAGGTTGTTGTCAACGATCCATCCGTGCAGAAGCGTGCGGCAAACATGGTTTTCGAGGAACTAAGGAAAACGACAAAGGTCTCAGAGGTGATGCTTTGCGTTGCTGCGTTCGTGCTCGGCGAGTTTGGCTACCAGATCGCACTGAACGCCGAAAGCACGCCGATAGTACAGCTCATCCTCCTGACACAGCAGCTGAGCTTTGCCTCAGTGGTTACGCAGAGCATCATCATTAGCACTTTTTTCAAGTTCTACACTCTCTACGACGATGTAGCGGTGCGCGAGCGCATCGTGAAGACACTGCAAGCATACACCAACAGCCCGCACCCGGAGCTGCAACAGCGTGCCACGGAGTTCATTGCGCTGGTAGAGTTTGCGCGGCgtgagctgctggagaaggtcTTCGAGCCCATGCCACCCTTCCGCGACGATGTGAACACCGTCATGAATCAAGTGAAGCGATTACACAGCGGTGTGCAGGACATTTGGGGCCTGAAGATTCTGGAACGCGGCGTGGGGGACGTGAACCGCACGCGCAAGTGCAAGTTCAAGTTGGAGTCTGGCGACAAgcacaaggaggagaagcgagcTATCACACTGAACGATCTCTCGACTATGTCGACAGTGCCCCCTGTGCAAGGCGAGAACACCGACCAGACCAACGCGGAGCTCGACGACTTACTCGAcgtgtccctccctccccaagATGTGGATCGCGTTTGCAGCACCTACCAagagcaccggcgccgcctcttcgAACTCTCACGCGCTGACAAGGGCGTTCTCTTCTCAAACGAGTCGATCGAGCTCCAGTGTGCCAAATCAACGTATGGGGCAGACACTCGcatgacggtggtggtgcgtgaCAAGACCGGCCAGGGTCTCGTGCAGGTGGCAGTGGAGGTCATCCGTGCCGAGCCAGGGCTCATTCTGCAGTCACGCACCAAGGACGGGGCCTCTGTGGTGGCTTGGGGCACAATCACAACGGAGTTTGCGGCCCGCTCATGTTTTGCCTTCAGCAGCCCGCCGAGTGTGCGAGTGCAGTACGCGCCGGCATCCGAcagcgcgcatgtgtgcaccGACGCTCTGTCACTGCCGATCCTTCCCACGACTTTCTTCACCCCATACCAGGTAGACTCCGATGCCAACTTTAGTCGGCTCTACGAGACAACGAAGCAAGCATCAGCCTGTGCCGGTTGGTGCAAGGCAATGTCGCCGTCGACGAGGGTAGATACCAACACACTCATGCAGTTGCTCGAGCTGCAAGGGTACCGCACCAAAGTAACTGGATCGGGTGCCATCGTTGGCGTCGCCGCGTTCGCGGTGCAGCCAAAAGATTGCGTCGAGTACGTACCGGTTGTGTGCGAGATACAGACATCCGCGCGTGAAATGCAGGTATTCGTATACTCCGAGGACTCGGTACTTCAGCAAGGAGCCCTCGACACAATAAAGTTCGCTGTCCGGTAG
- a CDS encoding hypothetical protein (TriTrypDB/GeneDB-style sysID: LpmP.07.0060): MMLERIRETRVLLAQDSESGKSNLSTEWLLLEAVLTLGELLLSAAAGQRLRTKTAKRMEDVILPILFLRTSVTPSLLKAHALKAVWSRFKCSGKADNEAKEKLQCIFMSWHRNHGWDFARGSEDGVNVSKPTPTPYEAADITISALEKKPACCSAPPKSPQERVVLRDIPWNAAARKIATSGIPSYLLTKRRRCDPIYHSGSLTSTRADEGAPKPLPATPQSPSHTIIDQARCQLNPSILALDSPVKRRRRDFTVDVPPSPDRPE; this comes from the coding sequence ATGATGTTGGAGCGCATACGTGAAACTCGGGTACTCTTGGCCCAAGACTCAGAATCTGGCAAGAGCAACCTGAGCACTGAGTGGCTACTTTTAGAGGCGGTGTTGACTCTTGGTGAGCTGCTactcagcgctgctgccgggcAAAGGTTGCGCACCAAGACAGCGAAACGGATGGAGGACGTTATTCTTCCCATCCTTTTCCTGCGTACAAGCGTtacgccgtcgctgctgaaaGCGCACGCTTTGAAGGCAGTGTGGTCAAGGTTCAAATGCAGCGGGAAGGCTGACAacgaagcgaaagagaaatTGCAGTGCATTTTCATGTCGTGGCACCGCAACCACGGCTGGGATTTTGCACGGGGCAGCGAAGACGGCGTCAACGTATCCAAGCCGACTCCCACTCCTTACGAGGCAGCCGATATCACGATATCTGCACTTGAAAAGAAACccgcctgctgctcagcgccgccgaagTCGCCGCAGGAGCGGGTAGTGCTCCGCGACATTCCATGGAATGCGGCAGCGCGGAAGATCGCAACGAGTGGCATTCCGTCCTATCTGCTCACCAAAAGGAGACGGTGCGACCCTATTTATCACTCCGGCAGCCTCACTTCTACACGCGCTGACGAGGGAGCTCCAAAACCCTTGCCGGCCACGCCACAGTCACCATCACATACAATCATAGATCAAGCTAGATGCCAGCTCAACCCTAGCATTCTCGCGCTGGACTCCCCGGtgaagcggcgcagacgcGATTTCACCGTTGATGTGCCACCCTCACCCGACCGTCCAGAATAA